From a single Arachnia propionica genomic region:
- a CDS encoding threonine/serine ThrE exporter family protein: MTEPVEFVDAAQEEWVEEVAISDQPTSTTVRSEIITVALRLGVVMLEAGYDTRAAINAMTGCARALGMADLSVTAVGRTMMASHVSERGVPIAMTRAAATIDSFDLYRMGRLHQVLNEMLREDVDVKRASNLMDQLEREPSPWPWWIVVLGGMMLAASITLQTGGSLIAAALASGCLLLVNRFGALLEHIDLPKAFSVSGQAALTVLLGVLLSVCGVATISSSATIIATGLVLLLPIPQIVQAAQDAINTYYVTAAARLTAVLVIVSMTTLGGALALSQIGGVHTAGASSTARPGSLELWLVIVACMVGALGNALFMRGGPRLLLPAAGVGALTGIINAVLQRHASLDPTLAVGIAALALGVVSGLSSGYLRIPSSELCIVGIAGALLPGLDVYWIIISELFRFPGVGEAFLRALVAVLIIGPSVVLGMWLVGRIQSNGKE; this comes from the coding sequence ATGACTGAACCGGTTGAGTTTGTCGATGCAGCTCAAGAAGAATGGGTTGAGGAAGTAGCGATTTCAGATCAACCCACTTCCACCACGGTGAGGTCGGAGATCATCACTGTTGCCCTTCGGCTTGGCGTCGTCATGTTGGAGGCGGGATATGACACGCGTGCTGCGATCAATGCTATGACGGGGTGCGCACGAGCACTTGGAATGGCTGATCTATCCGTGACGGCAGTGGGGCGAACGATGATGGCTTCTCATGTGTCGGAGCGGGGAGTGCCAATCGCGATGACGCGGGCCGCCGCCACCATCGATTCCTTCGACCTGTACCGTATGGGCCGACTCCACCAGGTTTTGAATGAGATGTTGCGCGAAGACGTCGATGTGAAACGCGCTTCCAATCTCATGGATCAGCTAGAACGAGAGCCATCACCATGGCCTTGGTGGATTGTTGTGCTCGGGGGAATGATGCTCGCGGCGTCGATCACTCTGCAGACCGGCGGCAGCCTGATAGCTGCTGCTTTGGCCAGTGGTTGTCTGCTGCTTGTCAACCGATTCGGCGCCCTGCTGGAGCACATTGACCTTCCGAAAGCGTTCTCCGTCTCAGGACAAGCGGCTCTGACGGTATTGCTGGGGGTCCTGCTGAGTGTTTGTGGGGTAGCGACGATATCGTCCTCTGCAACGATTATCGCTACGGGGCTGGTGCTCTTGCTTCCAATCCCTCAGATCGTCCAAGCTGCTCAGGATGCCATCAACACCTACTACGTCACCGCGGCGGCACGGCTGACGGCAGTCCTGGTGATTGTCTCGATGACGACTCTCGGTGGGGCGTTGGCACTCAGTCAAATCGGAGGGGTACATACCGCGGGGGCGAGTTCTACTGCTCGCCCGGGATCCCTTGAACTGTGGCTCGTGATTGTTGCATGCATGGTTGGTGCTCTGGGAAATGCGCTCTTCATGCGAGGTGGTCCCAGGCTGCTGCTTCCTGCGGCTGGGGTAGGAGCGTTGACGGGGATCATCAACGCTGTTCTTCAGCGTCACGCTTCGTTAGATCCGACGTTGGCAGTGGGGATAGCAGCTTTGGCACTTGGTGTGGTCTCGGGTTTGTCGTCTGGCTATCTGCGCATTCCGAGCAGCGAGCTGTGTATCGTCGGGATAGCGGGAGCGTTGTTGCCTGGACTCGACGTCTACTGGATCATCATCTCCGAGCTCTTCAGGTTCCCCGGAGTAGGGGAGGCATTCCTCCGGGCTCTTGTCGCAGTTCTCATCATCGGACCGTCAGTGGTGCTTGGAATGTGGTTGGTTGGGCGCATCCAGTCCAATGGAAAGGAATGA
- the rsmG gene encoding 16S rRNA (guanine(527)-N(7))-methyltransferase RsmG produces MTEEATRSILRTYYSERFDALESYATILRTRGIEWGLLGPREADKIWGRHISNSLALMDVVGQGVDVADIGSGAGLPGIPLALCRDDLRITLLEPLLRRYNFLLLAVEELNLGERVQVQRLRAEDCDDTFDVVTCRAVASLEKLLKWTTPMFFPDGELLALKGAGAESEIETARKRLNDYHMTAQLLHVHAAPGIEGTRVIRVSAN; encoded by the coding sequence GTGACCGAAGAAGCAACGAGAAGCATTCTCAGGACGTATTATTCGGAGCGGTTCGATGCTCTGGAGTCCTACGCCACGATTCTTCGAACCCGTGGCATCGAATGGGGCTTGCTCGGACCGCGGGAGGCGGACAAAATCTGGGGCAGGCACATCTCGAATTCCTTGGCGCTGATGGATGTGGTGGGGCAGGGAGTGGACGTAGCGGACATCGGTTCGGGTGCCGGACTACCCGGAATCCCGTTGGCGCTGTGCCGAGACGACCTTCGGATAACCCTCCTGGAGCCCCTTCTGCGGCGTTACAATTTTTTGCTGCTTGCAGTTGAGGAACTCAACCTGGGTGAGCGAGTGCAGGTGCAGCGACTGCGCGCCGAGGACTGCGATGACACCTTTGACGTGGTTACCTGTAGGGCGGTGGCTTCGTTGGAGAAGCTTCTGAAATGGACCACTCCCATGTTCTTTCCAGATGGTGAGTTGCTGGCGCTGAAAGGGGCAGGTGCGGAGAGTGAGATCGAGACGGCGCGTAAACGCCTGAACGATTACCACATGACTGCCCAACTTCTTCACGTTCATGCTGCTCCGGGAATCGAGGGGACGCGTGTGATTCGGGTGAGTGCGAACTAG